The proteins below come from a single Dehalococcoidia bacterium genomic window:
- a CDS encoding glucose 1-dehydrogenase codes for MANQFDLTGKTALVTGGNGGIGLGIARSLAGAGANVAVAARNRDKTDAAVDELKGFGVKSVGLDIDVADEASVVNAVQATADGFGGVDILVNNAGIGIRKAPQDYTLEEWQRVVGINLDGTFLCSREVYPHMKNAGGGKIINIGSMTSVFGSDWVASYSASKGGVVQLTKSLAVAWGKDNIQVNAILPGWIHTDLTAPIRTQHTERYEYIQSRIPHGRWGEPDEMGGAAVFLASSASDYVTGVSLPVDGGYTSF; via the coding sequence ATGGCTAACCAGTTCGATCTGACCGGAAAGACCGCGCTCGTCACCGGAGGCAACGGCGGCATAGGACTCGGCATTGCTAGGTCCCTTGCAGGCGCCGGGGCGAACGTCGCCGTCGCCGCTCGCAACAGGGACAAGACCGATGCCGCGGTGGATGAGCTCAAAGGCTTTGGCGTGAAGTCCGTCGGACTCGACATAGATGTGGCCGACGAGGCCAGCGTGGTCAACGCTGTGCAGGCGACCGCCGACGGGTTCGGAGGGGTCGACATCCTCGTGAACAACGCCGGAATCGGTATTCGGAAGGCACCTCAGGACTACACTCTCGAGGAGTGGCAGCGGGTTGTCGGGATCAACCTCGACGGTACATTCCTGTGCTCACGCGAAGTCTATCCGCACATGAAGAACGCAGGCGGCGGAAAGATCATCAACATCGGCTCGATGACATCAGTGTTCGGCTCGGACTGGGTAGCGTCATACTCGGCGAGCAAGGGCGGAGTGGTGCAGCTCACCAAAAGCCTCGCCGTCGCGTGGGGGAAGGACAACATCCAGGTGAACGCGATCCTGCCAGGGTGGATTCACACGGACCTGACGGCCCCAATCCGCACCCAGCACACCGAACGTTACGAGTACATACAGTCGCGCATCCCGCACGGACGCTGGGGCGAGCCCGACGAAATGGGTGGTGCCGCCGTCTTTCTGGCGAGCAGCGCGTCAGACTACGTGACGGGCGTATCCCTACCGGTCGACGGAGGATACACCTCGTTCTAG
- a CDS encoding cupin domain-containing protein — MPILDKNGVDTTEMYKGFKRTSVVDGERGSTQLSVSEVLMEPDSAPPLHAHPTEETILIADGELEAYVGDETYTVTKGQFVLAPPGVKHGFSNKSGKPALIYGIHPTPAVQTEWDPE, encoded by the coding sequence ATGCCCATACTGGACAAGAACGGAGTCGACACGACGGAGATGTACAAGGGCTTCAAGCGTACGTCTGTAGTTGACGGCGAGCGAGGCTCGACGCAGCTATCGGTCTCTGAGGTGCTGATGGAGCCAGACTCCGCACCCCCCCTGCACGCTCACCCGACAGAGGAGACAATCCTGATCGCCGACGGTGAACTTGAAGCGTACGTCGGAGACGAGACCTACACCGTCACGAAGGGCCAGTTTGTGCTGGCGCCTCCGGGAGTCAAGCACGGCTTCTCAAACAAGTCCGGGAAGCCCGCGCTCATCTACGGGATACACCCGACTCCGGCCGTACAGACCGAGTGGGACCCGGAGTAG
- a CDS encoding zinc-ribbon domain containing protein, which translates to MNYQDRTLTCVECGNGFTFSADDQAYHAEKGYTNEPRRCPSCRQARRGQRDRGGFGGGGFGQDTREMHPAVCAECGKDTTVPFRPRGDRPVYCNDCFRSRRSQAPSRRF; encoded by the coding sequence ATGAACTACCAGGACAGAACCTTGACGTGCGTAGAGTGTGGCAATGGGTTCACCTTTTCCGCTGACGATCAGGCCTATCATGCCGAGAAGGGCTACACGAACGAGCCCAGGCGCTGCCCGTCCTGCCGCCAGGCGCGACGCGGTCAGCGTGACAGGGGTGGATTCGGCGGCGGCGGATTCGGTCAGGATACACGGGAAATGCACCCGGCAGTATGCGCCGAGTGCGGCAAGGACACCACCGTACCTTTCAGGCCTCGGGGAGACCGCCCGGTCTATTGCAATGACTGCTTCAGGAGCCGCCGCTCACAGGCCCCGTCAAGACGATTCTAG
- a CDS encoding threonine synthase, producing the protein MLVPPLDFDSSSHFVLTGILAWGGHPELSHVKCLRCRGCDREYPVEALNACDFCFGPLEVEYDYNSISRVVSRESITEGPNTMWRYHDFLPVDADKALDMGTGFTPLIHAKNLGRRLGLENLYIKNDSVNPTFSFKDRVVSVAAAKALEFEFDTLACASTGNLMGSVAAHGAKAGVPTMVFFPANLEKGKVLGAGIYGATLIAVDGTYDQVNRLCSELADNHRWAFVNVNMRPYYAEGSKTLGYEVAEQLDWQAPDHCIVPGASGELFTKIHKGLTEMVDVGLIDEVDTHMHIAQAEGCAPIVQAYDRGDTEVLPVRPDTIAKSLAIGNPASGPFALRTIKESDGSGVIALESEVAEGIKLLAETEGIFTETAGGVVISGLKRLIERGLIGSEDVTVAYITGNGLKTLEVVEPVVETVQIAPTYDSFEQTMAARAR; encoded by the coding sequence ATGCTGGTTCCCCCCTTGGACTTCGATTCGTCGTCCCACTTTGTCTTAACAGGGATTTTGGCGTGGGGCGGACACCCGGAGTTGTCCCACGTAAAGTGTCTGCGTTGCCGTGGGTGTGACAGGGAGTACCCTGTCGAAGCCCTCAATGCGTGCGATTTCTGCTTTGGACCGCTGGAAGTAGAGTACGACTACAACAGCATCTCCAGGGTAGTGAGCCGCGAAAGCATCACAGAGGGCCCCAACACCATGTGGAGGTACCACGACTTCCTTCCGGTTGACGCGGACAAGGCACTCGACATGGGCACGGGGTTCACGCCCCTGATTCATGCAAAGAATCTCGGCCGCCGGCTTGGACTAGAGAACCTCTACATCAAGAACGACAGCGTCAACCCAACGTTCTCTTTCAAGGACAGAGTCGTATCGGTCGCGGCCGCAAAGGCGCTGGAGTTCGAGTTCGACACCCTGGCGTGCGCATCGACCGGCAACCTGATGGGATCGGTCGCCGCACACGGCGCCAAGGCCGGCGTCCCGACGATGGTCTTCTTCCCGGCAAACCTGGAGAAGGGCAAGGTCCTGGGCGCAGGCATCTACGGCGCGACACTGATCGCGGTGGACGGCACTTACGACCAGGTCAACAGGCTTTGCAGCGAGCTCGCCGACAACCACCGGTGGGCCTTCGTCAACGTAAACATGCGACCTTACTATGCAGAGGGCAGCAAGACCCTCGGCTACGAGGTCGCCGAGCAGCTCGACTGGCAAGCCCCGGACCACTGCATAGTGCCGGGCGCGTCGGGTGAGCTTTTCACCAAGATACACAAGGGCCTGACAGAGATGGTCGACGTTGGGCTTATCGACGAAGTCGACACCCACATGCACATCGCCCAGGCTGAGGGATGCGCTCCCATAGTCCAGGCATACGACAGGGGCGACACTGAAGTGCTGCCCGTTCGCCCGGACACAATTGCGAAGTCTCTAGCGATCGGCAACCCGGCATCGGGGCCATTTGCGCTGAGGACGATCAAGGAGTCGGACGGCTCCGGGGTGATCGCGCTGGAGAGCGAGGTCGCCGAGGGCATTAAGCTGCTCGCCGAGACCGAGGGCATATTCACAGAGACTGCTGGCGGCGTGGTGATCTCAGGGCTTAAACGCCTGATCGAAAGGGGCCTTATAGGCTCCGAGGACGTCACCGTCGCCTACATCACGGGCAACGGCCTGAAGACGCTCGAAGTCGTCGAACCGGTCGTGGAGACGGTCCAGATTGCGCCCACTTACGACTCGTTCGAACAGACAATGGCGGCGAGGGCCAGGTAG
- a CDS encoding ABC transporter ATP-binding protein, with amino-acid sequence MSRVLPLITTVDLRRTYFLGSEQIDALRGINFSVMPGQFIAVVGRSGSGKTTLLNILAGLDKPTSGQVLFENRDIAEMGEHDLTDLRRHKIGFVFQSFGLLPLLSAFENVELPLRIAGVRTREREERTREALEIVGLWNRANHRPYELSGGEQQRVAIARAIVNEPPLILADEPTGELDSNNARSIFGLFKEMVEQRGISVVSATHDSTLLAMADEVKEIRDGQLSDATELGRRYRD; translated from the coding sequence ATGAGCAGAGTCCTCCCGCTGATTACGACGGTGGACCTACGCAGGACCTACTTCCTTGGCTCAGAGCAGATCGACGCCCTGCGAGGCATCAACTTCAGCGTGATGCCGGGGCAGTTCATCGCGGTCGTGGGACGCTCCGGATCGGGGAAGACGACGCTGCTCAATATCCTGGCCGGACTCGACAAGCCCACGTCTGGACAGGTGCTCTTCGAGAACAGGGACATCGCCGAAATGGGCGAACACGATCTGACCGATCTCCGACGCCACAAGATTGGCTTCGTTTTCCAGTCGTTCGGACTGCTGCCGCTGCTGTCGGCGTTCGAGAACGTTGAGTTGCCGCTCCGCATCGCTGGAGTCCGCACCCGCGAGAGGGAAGAGCGGACCCGCGAGGCCCTGGAGATCGTCGGTCTCTGGAACCGTGCCAACCACCGGCCCTACGAGCTGTCAGGCGGAGAGCAGCAGCGTGTCGCCATTGCCCGCGCCATAGTCAACGAGCCGCCCCTGATCCTGGCGGACGAGCCTACCGGGGAACTGGATTCCAACAACGCGCGCTCGATCTTCGGCCTGTTCAAGGAGATGGTCGAGCAGCGGGGAATCAGCGTGGTCTCAGCCACGCACGACTCGACGCTGCTCGCAATGGCCGACGAAGTCAAGGAGATCCGGGACGGCCAGCTATCCGACGCGACTGAGCTCGGTAGGCGGTATAGAGACTAG
- a CDS encoding MoaD/ThiS family protein produces FVNGEDVRFLDGIDSATGDGDEVSIVPAVAGGA; encoded by the coding sequence TGTTCGTGAACGGCGAGGACGTCCGCTTCCTGGACGGGATCGACTCCGCTACCGGCGACGGCGACGAGGTCAGCATCGTCCCGGCCGTAGCCGGAGGGGCGTAG
- a CDS encoding ATP-binding cassette domain-containing protein, translating into MNNSSYVFCQDVFKIYKIADLEVVALRGLDLAVDAGEVVAIVGASGSGKSTLLNILAGYDSPSAGGVMVGGKDLLRMSAREVEEYRRIDVGFIWQQTSRNLFPYLSTLENVTLPMMLTNIPSSERRERAEELLGLVGLSHRLDHTPEKLSGGEQQRVAIAVALANRPPLLLADEPTGELDDATAAEILDLFGTVNREMGTTILIVTHDPDIAYKVGRVVMIRDGKMSTEIRRRVTYQRIRGEAEVDQPLEEFVLVDGNGRVQIPRDLLDELNIGEKARVKVEDGRVTIVPGE; encoded by the coding sequence ATGAACAACTCCTCATACGTCTTCTGCCAGGACGTGTTCAAGATCTACAAGATCGCTGACCTTGAAGTAGTAGCGCTCAGGGGCCTCGACCTCGCCGTTGATGCTGGCGAGGTGGTAGCCATCGTCGGGGCGAGCGGTAGCGGCAAAAGCACTCTTCTCAACATCCTGGCCGGGTACGACTCGCCGTCTGCGGGTGGCGTGATGGTGGGAGGCAAGGACCTTCTACGCATGTCTGCTCGCGAGGTCGAGGAGTACCGCCGCATCGACGTCGGTTTCATCTGGCAGCAGACCAGCCGCAACCTGTTCCCGTATCTCAGTACACTCGAGAATGTGACGCTACCAATGATGCTCACCAATATTCCCAGCTCAGAGCGCAGGGAGCGGGCAGAAGAGTTGCTCGGACTCGTGGGACTAAGCCACCGGCTCGACCACACTCCCGAGAAGCTGTCCGGCGGAGAGCAGCAGAGAGTCGCAATCGCCGTTGCGCTGGCGAATCGCCCTCCACTGCTACTCGCGGACGAGCCCACGGGTGAGCTCGACGACGCCACAGCCGCGGAGATCCTCGATCTGTTCGGCACCGTGAACCGGGAGATGGGCACCACCATTCTCATCGTCACACACGACCCCGACATCGCCTACAAGGTAGGCCGCGTCGTGATGATCCGCGACGGTAAGATGTCCACCGAGATCCGGCGCAGGGTCACGTACCAGCGTATCCGTGGCGAGGCTGAAGTGGACCAGCCACTGGAGGAGTTCGTCCTGGTGGACGGAAACGGGCGCGTCCAGATTCCAAGAGACCTTCTCGATGAACTCAACATCGGAGAGAAGGCACGCGTGAAGGTTGAAGACGGCAGGGTCACGATAGTACCTGGCGAGTAA
- a CDS encoding NIL domain-containing protein: MARRRVKFTFPTDLITDPIIYELGHRFKVVTNIRRADVREDMGWVVLELEGSEDEVANGLEWVTSTGVRVDPVSGDVIEG, from the coding sequence ATGGCTAGAAGGCGCGTCAAATTCACATTCCCTACCGATCTGATCACAGACCCGATCATCTACGAGCTCGGACACCGATTCAAGGTAGTCACCAACATACGGCGCGCCGATGTCCGTGAGGACATGGGGTGGGTCGTACTGGAGCTCGAGGGCTCCGAAGACGAAGTAGCCAACGGTCTCGAATGGGTCACGAGCACCGGTGTACGTGTAGACCCCGTAAGCGGCGACGTGATCGAAGGCTAG